One Lycium ferocissimum isolate CSIRO_LF1 unplaced genomic scaffold, AGI_CSIRO_Lferr_CH_V1 ctg97, whole genome shotgun sequence DNA segment encodes these proteins:
- the LOC132046169 gene encoding probable inactive receptor kinase At5g58300, with product MKLQPLPSTISIFLPLLAILPHIIANLDSDKQALLQFAASVPHLKKLNWNFALPICNSWIGITCNKDGTRVNSIHLPGVGLFGHIPSNSIGKLDALKVLSLRSNNLNGNLPSDILSIRSLHSIYLQHNNFSGDIPTSFSPRLGVVDLSFNSFTGNIPPTIKNLTRLSVLNLQFNSLSGAIPTLDHASRLSLLNLSYNMLNGSVPYSLKKFPLSSFIGNTNLCGTPLNNCFLSSASPPPIFEKHKGANFKKLSTETIIAFAIGGPFVIFLLVLLISLCNLNKKVSNNTSTVEDKVVNDFGSGVQDSEKNKLMFFKGCSYNFDLEDLLRASADFLGKGSYGSAYKVSLDEVTMVVVKRLREVRVVKKEFEQHMDIVGMVRRHPNIVPLLACYYSKDEKILVYEYKPAGNLSAALHGTYRGIGRTSLDWDTRLKISLGAAKGIAHMHSEGGLKFTHGNIKSSNILLTQDLDGCISDFGLSPLMNYTSIKYKGAGYRAPEVIETRKGTQKSDVYSFGVLLLELITGKSPLPLPGRDDIVDLPRWVRAVVKEEWTAEVFDAELIKYHNIEEDMVHMLQVALSCVTKVPDMRPSMDEVIRMIEGINQL from the exons ATGAAACTCCAACCTTTACCCTCAACTATTTCCATTTTTCTCCCCTTGCTAGCAATTCTTCCTCACATTATTGCTAATCTTGATTCAGACAAACAGGCTCTACTTCAATTTGCTGCATCTGTCCCACATCTTAAAAAACTCAACTGGAACTTTGCTTTACCAATCTGCAATTCTTGGATTGGAATCACTTGCAACAAAGATGGAACCAGAGTCAATTCAATTCATCTGCCTGGTGTTGGACTTTTTGGTCATATTCCAAGCAATAGTATAGGAAAACTAGATGCTCTCAAAGTCCTTAGCCTAAGATCAAACAATCTAAATGGAAATCTTCCTTCTGATATCCTTTCAATCCGTTCTCTCCATTCTATCTACCTTCAACATAATAACTTCTCTGGTGATATTCCTACTTCTTTTTCTCCGAGACTTGGTGTAGTAGATCTCTCCTTTAACTCTTTTACTGGAAACATTCCACCTACAATTAAGAATTTGACTCGGCTATCCGTGTTGAACCTACAGTTCAATTCATTGTCTGGAGCAATTCCTACTCTTGATCATGCCTCAAGGTTAAGTCTTTTGAATTTGAGTTACAACATGTTAAATGGTTCAGTTCCATATTCCCTCAAGAAGTTTccactttcttcttttattgGAAACACTAATTTATGTGGAACACCTCTTAATAACTGTTTTTTAAGTTCTGCATCACCCCCTCCAATCTTTGAAAAACATAAAGGTGCCAACTTTAAGAAACTTAGTACTGAAACTATCATTGCATTTGCAATAGGTGGTCCTTTTGTgatttttctccttgttttatTGATCTCCTTATGCAATTTGAACAAGAAAGTTAGTAATAACACAAGCACGGTTGAAGATAAGGTGGTTAATGACTTTGGAAGTGGGGTGCAAGATTCTGAAAAGAACAAGTTGATGTTCTTTAAAGGGTGCTCTTACAACTTTGATCTGGAGGATCTGTTAAGAGCTTCTGCTGATTTTCTTGGTAAAGGGAGTTATGGAAGTGCTTACAAAGTTTCCTTGGATGAGGTAACAATGGTAGTGGTGAAAAGGCTGAGGGAAGTAAGGGTTGTTAAAAAGGAGTTTGAACAGCATATGGACATTGTGGGAATGGTTAGAAGGCACCCAAATATAGTACCATTACTTGCATGTTATTACTCCAAGGATGAGAAAATTCTTGTTTATGAGTACAAGCCTGCTGGTAACTTGTCAGCAGCCTTGCATG GTACTTATAGAGGTATTGGAAGAACTTCACTAGACTGGGATACCAGATTGAAGATATCTCTAGGAGCAGCAAAAGGAATTGCACATATGCACTCTGAAGGTGGACTGAAGTTTACTCATGGAAACATCAAATCATCCAATATACTTCTTACACAGGACCTAGATGGTTGCATTTCTGATTTTGGGTTAAGTCCTCTAATGAATTACACATCCATCAAGTATAAGGGTGCTGGTTACCGCGCTCCAGAAGTGATTGAAACGCGAAAAGGCACACAAAAATCAGATGTTTATAGCTTTGGAGTATTGCTACTTGAGTTGATTACTGGCAAATCCCCTCTCCCATTGCCAGGGCGTGATGACATAGTCGATTTGCCTAGATGGGTACGAGCCGTTGTTAAAGAGGAATGGACAGCTGAAGTTTTTGATGCAGAGTTGATAAAGTACCACAATATTGAAGAAGACATGGTGCATATGCTTCAGGTTGCACTTTCATGTGTAACAAAGGTGCCTGATATGAGGCCTTCAATGGATGAAGTCATTAGAATGATTGAGGGAATTAATCAACTATAA
- the LOC132046165 gene encoding methylesterase 17-like, translating to MGEEYFLEREKMKVQEKDELSKTHFVLVHGISGGGWCWYKIKSLMEISGYKVTCLDLKGAGIHPADPTTLLSFDDYNEPLIDFLSSLPENEQVILVGHSAGGLSVTDATHKFPKKVRLAVYIAATMLRNGLVTEQDVKDGTPDLSKFGEPIDVYDMLFGLGPEQPPTSAVIKRSLQRKIVYQMSPLEDSTLAAMLLRPGPIQALKSGRFKEGEGAEEVPRIYIRTAYDRVVKPEQQDAMIKKWPPQNVYTLESDHSPFFSAPFLLFGLLIKAAASLGCSTE from the exons ATGGGAGAAGAGTACTTTTTAGAAAGAGAGAAGATGAAGGTGCAAGAAAAAGATGAGTTATCAAAAACACACTTTGTTTTAGTACATGGAATTAGTGGAGGTGGCTGGTGTTGGTACAAAATCAAGTCTTTAATGGAGATTTCAGGCTATAAAGTGACATGTCTTGACCTTAAAGGTGCTGGAATTCATCCTGCTGATCCTACAACTCTTCTTTCCTTCGATGATTACAATGAACCTCTCATCGATTTCTTGTCATCTTTGCCTGAAAATGAACAG GTAATTTTGGTAGGACACAGTGCTGGAGGACTGAGTGTCACAGATGCAACTCACAAATTCCCAAAGAAAGTAAGGCTGGCCGTGTATATAGCAGCAACCATGTTAAGAAATGGACTTGTGACCGAACAAGATGTTAAAGAT GGCACCCCAGATTTATCAAAGTTTGGTGAACCTAttgatgtatatgatatgttgttcgGATTAGGACCCGAACAACCCCCAACCAGTGCAGTCATTAAGAGAAGTTTACAACGCAAAATCGTTTACCAGATGAGCCCACTCGAG GATTCAACATTAGCAGCGATGTTGTTGCGTCCTGGACCAATTCAAGCATTAAAAAGCGGTCGATTTAAAGAAGGGGAAGGTGCAGAGGAAGTGCCACGAATATACATTAGAACAGCGTACGATCGAGTGGTGAAGCCAGAGCAGCAAGATGCAATGATCAAGAAATGGCCTCCACAGAATGTGTACACTTTGGAAAGTGATCACAGCCCTTTCTTCTCTGCTCCATTCTTGCTATTTGGCTTGCTTATTAAAGCTGCTGCTTCTCTCGGGTGCAGTACTGAATGA